In Ascaphus truei isolate aAscTru1 chromosome 5, aAscTru1.hap1, whole genome shotgun sequence, one genomic interval encodes:
- the LOC142494858 gene encoding uncharacterized protein LOC142494858 — protein sequence MGAVLGRMRVFVSGLWPLRARVLLLGLDSAGKTTILYRLKLQRAVTTVPTIGHNVETLETTRGVSVTMWDVGLGAKGFPLCRHYFAGTHGLVFVVDSRDTERHGEAKENLYWILTDARMVGVPFIVLANKQDLEGARSPAELALDFELEKWKYSEWEVCGCCAPAGEGLLEALEKLNEMIKEQRIRTS from the coding sequence ATGGGCGCGGTACTGGGCAGGATGCGGGTGTTTGTTTCGGGGCTCTGGCCCCTGAGAGCGCGGGTTCTGCTGCTCGGCCTCGATTCCGCCGGCAAGACCACCATACTCTACCGCCTGAAGCTGCAGCGGGCGGTGACCACCGTCCCAACCATTGGGCACAACGTGGAAAcgctggagaccacccgcggcgTGTCTGTCACCATGTGGGACGTGGGCCTGGGTGCCAAGGGCTTCCCCCTCTGCAGACACTACTTCGCGGGCACCCACGGCCTGGTGTTCGTGGTGGACAGCAGGGACACGGAAAGACACGGGGAGGCCAAGGAGAATTTGTACTGGATCCTCACTGATGCCCGGATGGTAGGTGTACCCTTCATTGTGCTGGCCAACAAGCAGGATCTGGAAGGGGCAAGGAGCCCAGCAGAGCTGGCATTGGACTTTGAGCTGGAGAAGTGGAAATACAGTGAGTGGGAGGTATGTGGGTGCTGTGCCCCCGCAGGAGAAGGTCTTCTGGAGGCTCTGGAGAAGCTTAATGAGATGATCAAGGAACAGAGAATCAGGACTTCCTAA
- the KIN gene encoding DNA/RNA-binding protein KIN17 gives MGKSDFLSPKAIANRIKSKGLQKLRWYCQMCQKQCRDENGFKCHCMSESHQRQLLLASENPQQFMDYFSDEFRTEFLELLSRRFGTKRVHNNIVYNEYIGHREHIHMNATQWETLTDFTKWLGREGFCKVDETPKGWYIQYIDRDPETIRRQQELEKKKKQDLDDAERTAKFIEEQVKRGMGATEQDTPVFTELSRENEEEKVAFNLNRGASTSGSTSAKSSSLAPNALKAAATTASVKRKDTSQSTGQAREKKKRSALDEIMELEEQKKKTERTDFWLHPEIVVKIVTKKLGEKYHKKKAVVQEVVDRYTAVVKLVDSGDKLKLDQTHLETVLPAPGKKVLILNGGYKGNVGVLESINEKSFSATIVIDSGLLKGRKVEGIQYEDISKLA, from the exons ATGGGGAAGTCGGATTTCCTCAGTCCGAAGGCCATCGCCAACCGGATCAAATCTAAAGGGCTACAGAAGCTGCGCTGGTACTGTCAGATGTGCCAGAAACAGTGCCGGgatgag aatGGCTTCAAATGTCACTGCATGTCCGAGTCCCACCAGCGACAGCTGCTGCTCGCTTCCGAAAACCCGCAGCAGTTCATGGACTACTTTTCTGA TGAATTCCGCACTGAGTTTTTAGAGTTGCTGAGCAGACGGTTTG GAACCAAGAGGGTGCACAATAATATCGTGTACAATGAGTACATCGGCCACCGGGAGCACATCCACATGAACGCCACCCAGTGGGAGACCCTGACGGACTTCACCAAGTGGCTGGGCAGGGAAG GTTTCTGTAAAGTGGACGAGACGCCCAAGGGCTGGTACATCCAGTACATAGACCGAGATCCGGAGACCATTCGCAGGCAGCAGGAGctggagaagaagaagaagcaggatCTCGATGATGCGGAGAGGACGGCCAAGTTTATCGAGGAGCAAGTTAAACGGGGCATGGGGGCAACGGAGCAG GACACTCCTGTTTTCACAGAATTAAGCAGAGAAAACGAGGAAGAGAAAG TTGCATTCAATTTAAACCGAGGCGCGAGTACGTCGGGGTCAACATCTGCGAAGTCCAG TTCTCTTGCACCCAATGCGCTGAAAGCGGCTGCGACGACGGCCTCGGTAAAGCGGAAAGATACCTCTCAGAGCACAGGTCAAGCAAGGGAGAAGAAGAAGAGATCTGCCCTCGATGAGATCATGGAG CTGGAGGAGCAGAAGAAAAAAACGGAGAGAACAGATTTTTGGCTGCACCCT GAGATTGTTGTAAAAATTGTAACCAAGAAGTTGGGAGAGAAATACCACAAGAAGAAGGCTGTAGTCCAG GAAGTGGTTGACAGGTACACAGCCGTTGTGAAACTCGTCGATTCAGGTGATAAACTAAAGCTGGATCAGACCCATCTAGAAACCGTTCTCCCGGCACCAG GAAAGAAGGTTCTCATTTTAAATGGAGGTTACAAGGGTAATGTAGGAGTCCTGGAGTCCATCAACGAGAAGAGCTTTTCTGCTACAATAGTAATTGACTCG GGTCTTTTAAAAGGACGTAAAGTGGAAGGCATCCAATACGAAGACATCTCCAAGCTCGCCTGA